From the genome of Uranotaenia lowii strain MFRU-FL chromosome 1, ASM2978415v1, whole genome shotgun sequence, one region includes:
- the LOC129740076 gene encoding brachyurin-like, whose protein sequence is MNAVWINLFVLALSGLAQAGYETPTYVTNSVIPGGKTSRIVNGKLAQLGQFPYQVYMILSDPNGYSVVGGGSIISDEWILTAAHCIHGVTKADVYMGAVYWYSADRVMIPARSFIQHPSYVPTAFTHDIGLIRLSAKITFNTVIKPISLASAEDGPYEYLDDAQVSGFGKTSDLATYASSYLYYTDVMTISNDECKQTFAHHIIDSTICSRSLTANPVSHSCSGDSGGPLVYRGVQIGVVSFGASGGCEKNYPKAYARVSAFRNWIRCVTGV, encoded by the exons ATGAATGCAGTCTGGATTAATTTGTTCGTTCTGGCATTGTCCGGG TTGGCTCAAGCTGGATACGAAACCCCAACATATGTTACAAATTCGGTAATCCCTGGAGGTAAAACCTCACGCATAGTCAACGGAAAGCTGGCCCAGCTTGGCCAATTTCCCTACCAAGTCTATATGATCCTGAGCGATCCGAACGGTTATTCCGTCGTCGGTGGAGGATCGATCATCTCGGATGAGTGGATACTCACGGCTGCCCATTGCATACATGGCGTTACGAAGGCGGATGTTTATATGGGAGCGGTCTACTGGTATTCGGCCGACAGAGTAATGATTCCAGCGAGGAGTTTCATCCAGCATCCTAGCTACGTGCCCACTGCCTTTACTCATGACATTGGCTTGATCCGGTTGAGTGCGAAAATTACCTTCAACA CCGTAATTAAACCGATTTCGTTGGCATCGGCTGAGGATGGTCCGTACGAATACCTGGATGATGCGCAAGTCTCCGGATTTGGGAAAACCAGTGACCTGGCGACGTATGCCTCCAGCTATCTCTACTACACCGATGTGATGACTATTTCGAATGACGAGTGTAAACAAACTTTCGCACATCACATCATCGATTCGACCATCTGTAGCAGATCACTGACCGCGAATCCGGTGTCGCACAGCTGTAGTGGAGATTCCGGTGGTCCGCTAGTCTACCGGGGGGTTCAGATCGGGGTGGTGTCCTTCGGAGCGTCCGGCGGTTGTGAGAAGAACTACCCGAAGGCATACGCCCGGGTTAGCGCGTTTCGTAACTGGATCCGTTGCGTGACTGGTGTTTAG
- the LOC129739444 gene encoding syntaxin-4-like, which translates to MVKDRLRELLENCNVEEYKFVQEHEFMTLYLQDKVLEDLEKFAEVSEWIRKLRRNVLDIEVNIFCEGFSKAGHKLKENANLCYKIYTSVRKMQADFERGGVRPKIDDDDDLVARVRSVQFEGIKKEYISAYWKYHSVIRRYEDLVSRPHLIQSSRETVASLETEPTDALLLQKQVREAYPSANGAPPKTYSDPELASAQNTLHQMEDRKHELMLLEKSLVEMRDLFVLFSTLVMEHGSLLNLIEGNVQLASGHVSKAVQHLQTAREFSWRATANRCWCFNKITLMLVLLGILVAVAVVLALKKFLF; encoded by the exons ATGGTCAAAGATCGTCTAAGGGAGCTCTTGgag AACTGCAACGTAGAAGAGTACAAATTCGTACAGGAGCATGAGTTTATGACCCTGTATCTCCAGGATAAGGTCCTGGAAGACCTGGAAAAG TTTGCAGAGGTTTCTGAATGGATCAGGAAGCTGCGACGGAACGTTCTGGACATCGAGGTGAACATCTTCTGCGAAGGCTTCTCGAAGGCCGGCCACAAGCTGAAGGAAAATGCTAACCTGTGTTACAAAATTTACACCTCGGTCCGGAAGATGCAGGCCGACTTCGAGCGAGGGGGAGTGCGCCCAAAGATTGATGACGATGACGATCTTGTTGCCAGGGTCCGAAGCGTTCAGTTCGAGGGCATCAAGAAGGAGTACATCAGTGCGTACTGGAAGTACCATTCGGTGATAAGACGTTACGAGGATCTCGTAAGTCGACCACATCTGATAC AATCATCCCGCGAAACGGTTGCCTCGCTGGAAACGGAACCAACCGATGCGCTGCTGCTCCAGAAACAGGTCCGAGAGGCGTATCCGAGTGCCAATGGAGCACCGCCCAAAACCTACTCGGATCCGGAACTTGCCTCGGCCCAGAACACCCTGCACCAGATGGAGGATCGCAAACACGAGTTGATGCTCCTGGAGAAATCCCTGGTCGAGATGCGTGATTTGTTTGTACTTTTTTCGACCCTAGTCATGGAACACGGGAGTTTGCTGAACCTGATCGAGGGAAACGTGCAGCTTGCTTCCGGTCATGTGTCGAAGGCGGTTCAGCATCTGCAAACGGCTCGGGAGTTCTCCTGGAGGGCCACGGCGAATCGGTGCTGGTGCTTTAATAAAATAACCTTAATGTTAGTTTTACTCGGTATACTAGTGGCAGTGGCTGTTGTTTTGGCTCTGAAAAAGttccttttttaa
- the LOC129738776 gene encoding syntaxin-4 isoform X1 has translation MVKDRLNELKSKRKYASEVSLDVVTSKSQEEIFCNLEQFSELTSWIRNIRKNIEEMQQSVGTPSFHYNDKAIREKVEKKMDQSLDLCRQIYASIKRLQDELEQETDKRGTVLFRIKHTQFLVIKDDYLSAYREHEEFVNYYEEKIKKLMKMEAMAMNCNITDDEASQMLANNQVSPFVGNILEETERERQKLRDIMARHSQLVQLEKSLVEIRDLFVRISTLVMEQGSLVQVIEYHAQQALLNADHGAHQLEKAREYKIKAMKKKTWLLIWVIVALVVLILLMIVF, from the exons AAACGGAAATATGCCAGCGAAGTCAGTTTGGATGTGGTTACGTCAAAGTCACAGGAGGAGATCTTCTGTAACCTTGAACAG TTTTCAGAGCTCACCTCATGGATCCGGAACATTCGGAAAAACATCGAAGAAATGCAGCAATCCGTGGGCACACCTTCCTTTCACTACAATGATAAag CCATCCGGGAGAAGGTCGAAAAGAAGATGGACCAAAGTTTGGACCTGTGCCGGCAGATCTACGCCTCGATCAAGCGGCTGCAGGATGAGCTGGAACAGGAAACGGACAAACGGGGCACGGTTCTGTTCCGGATAAAGCACACCCAGTTCCTGGTGATCAAGGATGACTATCTGAGTGCGTACCGGGAGCACGAGGAGTTTGTCAACTATTatgaggaaaaaatcaaaaagctgATGAAGATGGAAGCGATGGCTA TGAATTGCAATATCACGGACGATGAGGCGTCTCAGATGTTGGCCAACAATCAGGTCTCACCTTTTGTGGGAAAT atcctAGAGGAAACGGAACGGGAACGGCAAAAGCTGCGGGACATTATGGCCCGCCATTCGCAGCTTGTTCAGCTGGAGAAGTCCCTGGTCGAGATTCGGGACCTATTTGTGCGGATATCGACGCTGGTTATGGAGCAGGGAAGTTTGGTTCAGGTCATCGAATATCATGCGCAACAAGCGCTTCTGAATGCCGATCACGGGGCCCATCAGCTTGAGAAGGCGCGGGAATACAAAATAAAGGCGATGAAGAAGAAAACCTGGCTGCTCATTTGGGTTATCGTTGCCCTGGTGGTTTTGATACTGCTGATGAtcgttttttag
- the LOC129738776 gene encoding syntaxin-4 isoform X2 yields MKRKYASEVSLDVVTSKSQEEIFCNLEQFSELTSWIRNIRKNIEEMQQSVGTPSFHYNDKAIREKVEKKMDQSLDLCRQIYASIKRLQDELEQETDKRGTVLFRIKHTQFLVIKDDYLSAYREHEEFVNYYEEKIKKLMKMEAMAMNCNITDDEASQMLANNQVSPFVGNILEETERERQKLRDIMARHSQLVQLEKSLVEIRDLFVRISTLVMEQGSLVQVIEYHAQQALLNADHGAHQLEKAREYKIKAMKKKTWLLIWVIVALVVLILLMIVF; encoded by the exons AAACGGAAATATGCCAGCGAAGTCAGTTTGGATGTGGTTACGTCAAAGTCACAGGAGGAGATCTTCTGTAACCTTGAACAG TTTTCAGAGCTCACCTCATGGATCCGGAACATTCGGAAAAACATCGAAGAAATGCAGCAATCCGTGGGCACACCTTCCTTTCACTACAATGATAAag CCATCCGGGAGAAGGTCGAAAAGAAGATGGACCAAAGTTTGGACCTGTGCCGGCAGATCTACGCCTCGATCAAGCGGCTGCAGGATGAGCTGGAACAGGAAACGGACAAACGGGGCACGGTTCTGTTCCGGATAAAGCACACCCAGTTCCTGGTGATCAAGGATGACTATCTGAGTGCGTACCGGGAGCACGAGGAGTTTGTCAACTATTatgaggaaaaaatcaaaaagctgATGAAGATGGAAGCGATGGCTA TGAATTGCAATATCACGGACGATGAGGCGTCTCAGATGTTGGCCAACAATCAGGTCTCACCTTTTGTGGGAAAT atcctAGAGGAAACGGAACGGGAACGGCAAAAGCTGCGGGACATTATGGCCCGCCATTCGCAGCTTGTTCAGCTGGAGAAGTCCCTGGTCGAGATTCGGGACCTATTTGTGCGGATATCGACGCTGGTTATGGAGCAGGGAAGTTTGGTTCAGGTCATCGAATATCATGCGCAACAAGCGCTTCTGAATGCCGATCACGGGGCCCATCAGCTTGAGAAGGCGCGGGAATACAAAATAAAGGCGATGAAGAAGAAAACCTGGCTGCTCATTTGGGTTATCGTTGCCCTGGTGGTTTTGATACTGCTGATGAtcgttttttag